One genomic region from Thermogemmata fonticola encodes:
- a CDS encoding cation diffusion facilitator family transporter: MADNREPVQVRWPLVLSIGAAVLTLALKAGAAWWTGSVGLLTDALESLVNLTAAATAYIVVWYAARPADRTHAFGHEKIEYFSSGLEGVLIGVAGIGTAAYALQRWWQPVPLQGLETGTIIGAIAAAINWLVARVLLQEARRIGSIVLEADGRHLMSDVWTSAAVLAGLLLVLWTGWTWIDSLLALGVSLNIIWTGSELVVRSFHGLMDRALPEAEQERIREVLRQQLGDREATFHMLRTRRAGQRRFVEFHLLLPGATPIRAGHQLVHSLEEALRREFPGTEVMVHLEPIEESCSWEKEELARLGEVTEPNSTKGQPKPTGMAERTRK; the protein is encoded by the coding sequence ATGGCAGACAATCGCGAACCGGTACAGGTACGGTGGCCTTTGGTGCTGTCCATCGGAGCAGCGGTGCTGACTTTGGCTTTGAAAGCAGGCGCGGCGTGGTGGACCGGCTCGGTGGGATTACTCACGGATGCTCTGGAAAGCCTGGTGAACCTGACGGCAGCCGCCACGGCGTATATCGTGGTGTGGTATGCGGCCCGACCGGCAGACCGAACCCATGCCTTCGGCCACGAGAAGATCGAGTATTTCTCCAGCGGTCTGGAAGGGGTCCTCATTGGCGTGGCGGGCATTGGAACCGCCGCTTATGCTTTGCAACGCTGGTGGCAACCGGTCCCGTTGCAGGGATTAGAAACTGGAACGATTATCGGAGCTATCGCCGCGGCGATCAACTGGCTGGTCGCACGAGTACTGCTCCAAGAGGCCCGACGCATCGGCTCGATCGTCCTGGAAGCGGATGGACGGCATCTCATGAGTGATGTCTGGACATCTGCGGCTGTACTGGCCGGCCTGCTCCTGGTTTTGTGGACCGGCTGGACCTGGATCGATTCCTTGCTCGCTTTGGGTGTCAGTCTAAATATCATTTGGACCGGGAGTGAATTGGTGGTGCGTTCCTTTCACGGTCTGATGGACCGGGCATTACCTGAAGCGGAACAGGAGCGGATTCGGGAGGTTCTCCGCCAGCAACTGGGCGACCGCGAAGCCACGTTCCACATGCTGCGGACCCGGCGTGCTGGCCAACGCCGCTTCGTCGAGTTCCACCTGCTGCTTCCCGGAGCCACGCCGATACGCGCGGGGCATCAATTGGTCCACAGCCTGGAAGAAGCCCTGCGCCGCGAGTTCCCCGGCACGGAAGTGATGGTCCATCTGGAACCGATTGAAGAGTCCTGTTCCTGGGAAAAGGAAGAGTTGGCCCGGCTGGGAGAAGTGACAGAGCCAAACTCGACGAAGGGTCAGCCGAAGCCAACAGGGATGGCAGAAAGGACAAGGAAATGA
- a CDS encoding TIGR03032 family protein has translation MTMEAAPRSEPAAAGSSTRLVQYQHSQDFPDLLGQLGISLLVSTYQAGKVLVLGERDGKLDVQFHTFEQPMGLAVSPRMLAVGTRQAVWFLAAQPADRGLLEGYDGGFLARQAHYTGPIRCHDLAWCGGQLWVVNTLFSCLCTLEAQYHFVPRWRPPFVSDLVPEDRCHLNGLATDGQQPRFVTVLGRCNEKEGWRANKVQGGCLLEVPSGQVVVEGLSMPHSPRLYGGQLWVLNSGWGHLSLVDVTRGQVQGVAAVPGYTRGLAFHGPYAFVGLSRIRETNIFGGLPIGERHDELVCGVGVIEWRTGRTVATFMLRSGVEEIYDVQVVPLRRLALSGPHAEEDRAPVCWIAPHPGTTQR, from the coding sequence ATGACGATGGAGGCTGCTCCCCGATCGGAACCGGCAGCGGCAGGTTCCAGCACACGGCTGGTGCAGTACCAACACTCTCAGGATTTCCCTGACTTGCTTGGACAGTTGGGTATTTCTCTGTTAGTGTCCACCTATCAGGCAGGGAAGGTGCTAGTCCTCGGCGAACGGGATGGAAAGCTGGACGTGCAGTTTCACACCTTCGAGCAGCCGATGGGACTGGCCGTCAGTCCGCGGATGCTGGCGGTGGGGACACGCCAGGCGGTGTGGTTTCTCGCAGCTCAACCGGCGGACCGGGGACTCTTGGAGGGATACGACGGGGGATTTCTGGCACGCCAGGCCCATTACACAGGCCCGATCCGATGCCATGATCTGGCGTGGTGTGGCGGCCAATTGTGGGTAGTCAACACCCTCTTTTCGTGTTTATGTACCTTGGAAGCCCAGTACCACTTCGTGCCGCGGTGGCGTCCCCCCTTTGTCAGTGACCTAGTGCCGGAAGATCGGTGCCACCTCAACGGCTTGGCTACAGATGGGCAGCAGCCCCGTTTCGTGACTGTCTTGGGACGCTGCAATGAAAAAGAAGGCTGGCGGGCCAACAAGGTGCAAGGCGGCTGCCTTTTGGAAGTGCCGAGCGGACAAGTCGTGGTCGAAGGGTTATCCATGCCGCACTCCCCGCGCTTGTATGGCGGGCAGTTGTGGGTGCTCAACTCCGGCTGGGGGCATTTGTCCCTGGTGGATGTGACGCGGGGTCAGGTGCAAGGAGTCGCGGCGGTGCCGGGATACACACGTGGCTTGGCCTTTCACGGTCCCTATGCCTTTGTGGGTTTGTCCAGAATCCGCGAAACCAACATCTTTGGCGGATTGCCGATTGGGGAGCGGCATGATGAACTCGTCTGTGGCGTGGGTGTGATCGAATGGCGTACCGGCCGTACCGTGGCCACCTTCATGCTTCGGAGCGGCGTTGAGGAAATCTACGATGTCCAGGTCGTGCCCCTACGCCGCCTGGCTTTATCTGGTCCTCATGCTGAAGAAGATCGTGCCCCTGTGTGCTGGATTGCTCCTCACCCCGGCACTACCCAACGCTGA
- a CDS encoding MMPL family transporter encodes MAVMRRYERWLVAMAVTAARRPVWTLMATLLTVTAALGAACWQLKYFPQRDALLSADNPCQKRWLQYIQRFGADEDAVIVITGANPARQKEAADAVAARLTARPELFDRVFYRVDLRPLQYRALLYLSVPELEQLWESIRHLEPLLGEQGRWGWRMLSIQTLLSRAAAALVSDSPSKMDALLLAQLPALLRAGSARLHAESGPPPWQWTPHQQHQQESWSEALQQPQYLQTPDGTTTVLLCRLVGADASPQESRQAVVTLRALLDEVQADYPDLTLGLTGLPVLESDEMTQADQDARRATLIALLGVIALYAWVYRGLRYPLLTVLTLVIGTIWALGWATWTVGHLNILSAAFAVMMIGVGDYGVLWVARYDEGRQQGLAPLAAIEYAGRMAGPSIVTAALTTGTAFGALLAVDFQAVAELGWIAGCGVLFCALSCCTVLPALLVISERWSQRTTSRDVRQEQPAQLTIPRLVLPLAAILLVLAGVGIGKIHYDHNLLHLQARNLESVYWQQHLNTHAAGMTWDALSIAESREEAADLAQRYRAIPEVNHVVEVASLLPGEQERKLPLLQEIHQRLQRLPEVPPLPAVAVEAERVVRLAEQVAALAAGRTELQEAARRFAQRVREAPEASQRLRDLDRWLSAELFTGLRQLREMSHPVAVTQADIPVALRERYVSQDGAFLVRAFAREDLWEYAALERFIQAVATVDPQATGKTFRTYEGLRQMQRGFAWACVYALAVVAFILWLDLRRGWAWLAALLPLTAGLLLTAGTMGWCGVDWNPANLVALPLLLGIGLDNGVHVLHDYLHRHDKSQPWQLGRSVARGIIVAGLTTLIGFAALALARHRGMASLGIVMSLGVAWCLLTAVVLLPALLQESQKFPHGRRLGLLRTFAVFRRLFQRALSLPVQAGGSRTAS; translated from the coding sequence ATGGCGGTGATGCGGCGATATGAGCGGTGGCTGGTGGCAATGGCGGTGACGGCGGCACGGCGACCCGTGTGGACTCTGATGGCGACACTCCTGACCGTGACGGCAGCACTGGGGGCAGCCTGCTGGCAGTTGAAATACTTTCCCCAACGGGATGCCCTCCTCAGCGCCGACAACCCCTGCCAGAAGCGCTGGCTCCAGTACATTCAACGCTTCGGTGCGGACGAAGATGCTGTGATCGTCATCACGGGGGCCAACCCCGCCCGTCAAAAGGAAGCTGCGGATGCCGTGGCAGCACGCCTGACAGCCCGACCAGAACTGTTCGACCGGGTGTTTTATCGCGTGGACTTGCGGCCGTTGCAGTACCGAGCGCTGCTCTATCTGAGCGTGCCGGAACTGGAACAGTTGTGGGAAAGCATACGACACCTGGAGCCGCTTCTGGGGGAACAGGGAAGATGGGGGTGGCGGATGCTATCCATCCAGACACTCTTGAGCCGGGCGGCAGCAGCGCTCGTCAGCGATTCTCCTTCCAAAATGGATGCGCTTTTGCTCGCTCAGTTGCCGGCGCTGTTACGGGCTGGCAGCGCCCGGTTGCACGCAGAGAGCGGACCCCCACCTTGGCAATGGACCCCCCACCAGCAGCATCAGCAGGAGTCGTGGTCCGAGGCGCTCCAACAACCGCAGTACCTGCAAACGCCAGATGGAACAACAACGGTGCTGCTATGTCGCCTGGTGGGAGCGGATGCATCGCCCCAAGAGTCTCGCCAGGCGGTTGTCACCCTGCGTGCCCTTCTGGATGAAGTGCAAGCCGATTATCCCGATCTGACCTTGGGTCTGACGGGATTGCCGGTGCTGGAAAGCGACGAGATGACTCAGGCGGATCAGGATGCCCGGAGAGCGACGTTGATCGCCTTGCTGGGGGTGATCGCGCTGTATGCTTGGGTGTACCGCGGACTACGGTATCCGCTTTTGACGGTACTGACCTTGGTTATTGGTACAATCTGGGCTTTGGGCTGGGCCACCTGGACAGTGGGACATTTGAATATCCTGTCGGCGGCCTTTGCAGTGATGATGATCGGTGTCGGAGATTACGGGGTTTTGTGGGTGGCCCGTTACGATGAAGGACGGCAGCAGGGTTTGGCCCCTCTGGCCGCGATCGAGTATGCCGGCCGAATGGCAGGTCCGAGCATTGTCACTGCGGCGTTGACGACGGGAACAGCCTTCGGGGCATTGCTGGCGGTGGATTTTCAAGCGGTCGCCGAGTTGGGATGGATTGCCGGTTGCGGCGTGTTGTTCTGTGCCCTCAGTTGCTGCACGGTCCTCCCCGCCCTGCTCGTGATTAGCGAACGATGGTCGCAGAGAACAACTTCACGCGATGTAAGACAGGAGCAGCCCGCCCAATTGACCATTCCTCGACTGGTTCTGCCTCTGGCAGCGATATTGCTCGTCTTAGCAGGAGTTGGAATCGGGAAAATCCACTATGACCACAACCTCCTTCATCTGCAAGCCAGGAATCTGGAATCAGTTTATTGGCAACAGCATCTAAACACTCACGCTGCCGGGATGACCTGGGATGCTTTGAGTATTGCAGAGAGTCGAGAGGAGGCGGCGGACTTGGCCCAACGATACCGGGCGATACCGGAGGTCAACCACGTGGTGGAAGTGGCCTCACTGCTTCCGGGCGAGCAGGAGCGAAAACTGCCGTTGCTTCAGGAAATCCACCAGCGACTGCAACGGTTGCCGGAGGTGCCACCCCTTCCCGCTGTGGCCGTGGAGGCGGAGCGTGTGGTCCGCCTGGCGGAACAGGTAGCAGCGTTAGCGGCTGGAAGAACCGAATTGCAGGAGGCGGCCCGCCGGTTTGCCCAGAGAGTACGGGAAGCCCCAGAAGCGTCCCAACGCTTGCGTGACCTCGATCGCTGGTTGAGCGCTGAATTGTTTACAGGTTTGCGGCAGTTGCGAGAAATGAGCCACCCCGTCGCGGTGACGCAGGCCGACATTCCTGTGGCCCTACGGGAACGGTATGTCAGTCAGGATGGAGCATTCTTAGTGCGAGCGTTTGCACGCGAGGATTTGTGGGAGTATGCTGCACTGGAACGCTTCATTCAGGCCGTGGCCACTGTGGACCCTCAAGCCACCGGCAAGACGTTTCGCACTTATGAAGGATTGCGCCAGATGCAGCGGGGGTTTGCCTGGGCTTGCGTGTATGCCCTGGCAGTAGTGGCTTTCATCCTCTGGCTGGACCTGCGCCGCGGGTGGGCTTGGCTAGCCGCCCTGCTACCCTTAACGGCGGGCCTGCTGCTAACGGCGGGTACGATGGGGTGGTGCGGAGTGGACTGGAATCCTGCCAACTTGGTGGCTTTGCCCTTACTGCTGGGCATCGGTTTGGATAACGGCGTACATGTGCTCCATGACTACTTGCACCGACACGATAAAAGCCAGCCCTGGCAACTCGGACGGTCCGTGGCGCGCGGGATTATCGTGGCGGGACTAACGACTCTGATCGGCTTCGCAGCCTTGGCTCTGGCTCGCCATCGTGGTATGGCTAGTCTCGGCATCGTTATGTCCTTGGGCGTGGCCTGGTGCTTGCTAACCGCGGTGGTTCTGCTCCCGGCCCTGTTGCAAGAAAGTCAAAAGTTTCCCCACGGGCGAAGGCTGGGACTGTTGCGTACCTTCGCGGTGTTCCGCCGCTTGTTCCAGCGTGCCCTTTCGCTTCCGGTCCAAGCGGGCGGCAGTCGTACCGCCTCATGA
- a CDS encoding rhomboid family intramembrane serine protease codes for MTPAEHRDPSRPASPAEPSAETLLRAIAQQGDEPWFPSTYAASTGIARDALDGPLTDLRLAGLIEVVTWVKGRGQGYRVTEAGRRALRGAQVKPPETSPPPSLDSIPLNQRPLLVIWLLAAVCILVFLTGLVLAAWNGLSIRDYLTGQDVATVHRLGAVRGWDLVHGQWYRLLTANFTHFGLLHLLANLLALILLGAEGETVYGRWRLLWLFLFSGVGGVVVAVAITPEVVLAGASAALWGLLSALAVWLLTYRSQLPELLFQRALFRLGSIVLLNLLLGLVPGISWSGHLGGALWGALGAAWLLTERQSQHPRIRWFLRGGIGVLTLLPLLGLFLVMNWSADWTAMRQRYHLEQERRRLQEAQEQFNHEVVPRLRRISPSQLEAIERAAVLQLLRPASRRDSATLAHLREQIQQHLQDAEQIIAWLDGPPTGHAAFDLYRQQVQHYAATVQHALHLLTLMLDHPDIPSETTWHHWGQTRRQLETLWLSFQPP; via the coding sequence ATGACCCCAGCAGAACATCGAGACCCGTCTCGCCCTGCGTCTCCTGCCGAGCCGAGCGCAGAAACGCTGCTGCGTGCAATCGCCCAGCAGGGGGATGAACCCTGGTTCCCCTCGACCTATGCAGCCAGCACGGGGATTGCACGGGATGCCTTGGATGGCCCGTTGACTGACCTGCGCCTGGCGGGGTTGATTGAGGTCGTCACGTGGGTCAAAGGTCGCGGCCAGGGGTACCGAGTCACCGAAGCGGGGCGACGAGCCTTGCGCGGGGCACAGGTGAAACCCCCGGAAACCTCTCCTCCACCTTCGCTCGATAGCATTCCTCTTAACCAGCGTCCGCTCCTGGTCATTTGGCTGCTCGCCGCAGTCTGTATCTTGGTCTTTCTAACTGGTCTAGTTCTGGCCGCGTGGAACGGCTTGTCGATCCGTGATTATCTCACAGGGCAGGATGTGGCCACCGTTCACCGTCTGGGAGCCGTGCGCGGCTGGGATTTGGTACACGGACAATGGTATCGCCTTCTCACGGCGAACTTCACCCATTTTGGACTACTCCATCTCCTAGCGAACCTTCTGGCCCTGATTTTATTGGGAGCAGAGGGCGAAACGGTATATGGACGCTGGCGGCTGCTGTGGTTGTTTCTGTTCAGTGGCGTAGGCGGGGTGGTTGTCGCCGTGGCGATAACACCGGAGGTGGTCCTGGCGGGGGCCTCGGCTGCCCTCTGGGGCTTGCTCTCGGCTCTAGCTGTCTGGCTTTTGACCTACCGCTCGCAATTGCCAGAGCTGCTTTTTCAGCGCGCTTTATTCCGCCTCGGCAGTATCGTTTTGCTCAATCTGCTGCTCGGTTTGGTGCCGGGAATCAGTTGGTCGGGGCATCTCGGCGGCGCTCTCTGGGGTGCGCTGGGGGCAGCGTGGCTGTTGACGGAGCGGCAGAGCCAACATCCAAGGATTCGTTGGTTTCTCCGAGGTGGCATTGGCGTACTCACTCTGCTGCCGCTTTTAGGACTTTTCCTTGTTATGAACTGGTCCGCCGATTGGACAGCGATGCGTCAGCGTTACCATCTCGAACAGGAACGCCGCCGCCTGCAGGAAGCTCAGGAGCAATTCAACCACGAGGTCGTGCCGCGACTCCGCCGGATTAGCCCTTCCCAACTCGAAGCGATCGAGCGAGCTGCCGTCCTTCAGTTGCTCCGGCCCGCCAGCCGCCGGGACAGCGCCACCCTCGCTCACCTGCGAGAACAAATCCAGCAGCACCTCCAGGATGCCGAACAGATCATCGCCTGGCTCGATGGCCCACCCACGGGGCATGCCGCTTTTGACTTGTATCGGCAGCAGGTCCAGCACTACGCCGCCACGGTTCAGCACGCTCTCCATCTTCTCACACTGATGCTGGATCATCCGGACATTCCCTCGGAAACCACCTGGCACCATTGGGGCCAAACACGGCGGCAATTGGAAACCCTGTGGCTGTCGTTCCAACCGCCATGA
- a CDS encoding pseudouridine-5'-phosphate glycosidase, giving the protein MAPARERVQIGANVRAALAARQPVVALESSVFVQGLPSPQREEAAREVLTAIRAAGATPAITAVLGGIPWVGLEDDQLQQLQSAVGVRKAAWRDLAASIAVGQTAATTVSAALALASAVGLNVLATGGIGGVHRRIDTASPSLDVSADLFALTRFPMIVVCSGAKNLLDLPSTWELLESLSIPVVGWQTDRFPAFYVSDAGLPVSCRVDTLAEVSALWTAHRRFAGSGLLLVQPCPEEAAIPAPECERWLEQAEREAHQSGQQGAARTPFVLRRLAELSGGRTLLANRVLLQANARLAAQLAAEIMAPWPAASPESPL; this is encoded by the coding sequence ATGGCTCCGGCTAGGGAGAGAGTGCAGATCGGGGCGAATGTGCGCGCGGCATTGGCCGCCCGACAGCCTGTAGTGGCTCTGGAATCTTCGGTGTTCGTCCAGGGTTTGCCGTCTCCTCAGCGGGAGGAGGCAGCGCGAGAAGTCCTGACAGCGATCCGAGCAGCCGGAGCGACTCCAGCCATCACCGCAGTGCTGGGTGGCATACCGTGGGTGGGATTGGAAGATGATCAGTTACAACAGTTGCAAAGTGCTGTGGGGGTGCGCAAAGCTGCTTGGCGTGACCTTGCTGCCTCGATCGCGGTGGGCCAGACAGCGGCCACAACGGTCTCTGCTGCTTTGGCCCTGGCTTCTGCCGTGGGTTTGAACGTGCTGGCCACAGGGGGCATCGGCGGGGTCCATCGCCGGATCGACACTGCCTCCCCCTCCCTGGACGTCTCGGCTGACCTGTTCGCTTTGACTCGCTTTCCTATGATCGTGGTGTGCAGCGGAGCCAAAAACCTGCTCGATCTGCCCAGCACTTGGGAATTGTTGGAAAGCCTGAGCATTCCTGTGGTGGGGTGGCAGACCGACCGTTTCCCAGCTTTCTACGTGTCCGATGCAGGTTTGCCTGTCTCTTGTCGCGTCGATACTCTGGCGGAAGTTTCCGCTCTCTGGACGGCCCATCGCCGATTCGCGGGAAGCGGACTCTTGCTGGTGCAGCCATGTCCGGAGGAGGCAGCCATTCCAGCGCCAGAATGCGAACGTTGGCTCGAACAGGCGGAGAGGGAAGCCCATCAGAGTGGCCAGCAGGGAGCAGCTCGGACGCCCTTTGTCTTGCGCCGGCTGGCCGAACTGAGTGGCGGGCGCACCTTGCTCGCTAATCGTGTCCTGCTTCAGGCTAACGCGCGACTCGCCGCTCAATTGGCCGCTGAGATTATGGCACCTTGGCCAGCAGCTTCGCCAGAATCGCCGCTCTGA
- the deoC gene encoding deoxyribose-phosphate aldolase, with protein sequence MNTSVTFAELAKMFDHSLLQPVLTDSELEAGLEVALRYNVASVCIKPYAVRRAVRRLSGSPVAVGTVVGFPHGSHTPRVKVFEAEAAIADGAEELDMVVNIGKVLSRDWNYVADEIAAVVETAHRQGAKVKVIFENSLLQDEHKRELCRICGEVRADWVKTSTGYGSGGATLEDLRLMRECSPPWVQVKAAGGVRTLDMLLQVRAIGVTRVGATATAQILEEARERFGGG encoded by the coding sequence ATGAACACCAGCGTGACGTTCGCCGAGCTAGCGAAAATGTTCGATCATTCCTTGCTGCAACCGGTGCTGACCGATTCTGAGCTGGAGGCGGGTCTGGAAGTGGCCTTGCGCTACAACGTGGCGTCGGTGTGCATCAAACCGTATGCTGTGCGGCGTGCCGTCCGTCGTTTGAGTGGTAGTCCAGTGGCAGTAGGCACGGTCGTCGGTTTTCCGCATGGCAGTCACACGCCGCGGGTCAAAGTGTTTGAGGCGGAGGCAGCGATAGCTGACGGCGCCGAGGAACTGGACATGGTGGTCAACATCGGCAAAGTGTTATCGCGGGACTGGAATTACGTGGCGGATGAGATCGCAGCGGTGGTCGAAACCGCCCATCGCCAGGGGGCCAAGGTCAAGGTGATTTTCGAGAATTCGTTATTGCAGGATGAGCACAAACGGGAATTGTGCCGCATTTGCGGCGAGGTTCGAGCGGATTGGGTCAAAACGAGCACTGGGTATGGCAGCGGAGGAGCCACGCTGGAAGATTTACGTTTGATGCGGGAGTGCAGCCCGCCGTGGGTCCAAGTGAAAGCCGCTGGGGGAGTGCGTACACTCGACATGCTCCTTCAGGTGCGAGCCATAGGAGTCACTCGTGTGGGTGCAACAGCGACCGCCCAAATCCTGGAGGAAGCCCGCGAGCGATTCGGTGGCGGATGA